A part of Aspergillus flavus chromosome 1, complete sequence genomic DNA contains:
- a CDS encoding GNS1/SUR4 family-domain-containing protein, translated as MFDLNLETASGPAVVRIGLPPSSLLKFPPDELPTTLPAPQVSEPTWNQPFNIPPQLYNQLLDVRVPITIASVYAVTVCLLNRVNKSRGYKPWGFSQTKLFKAFVILHNVFLAVYSAWTFAGMFQAFRNSWPDRDDPNGLVGVVDALCKINGPRGYGNAATYNPLTNQWSIHNPEYKLADGGVPDPTDVGRMWNQGLAYLGWIFYLSKFYEVLDTAIILAKGKKSSTLQTYHHAGAMMCMWAGIRYVAPPIWIFTLVNSAIHAMMYTYYTLTALRIRVPAVIKRSLTSMQITQFLVGTTWAASYLFVHYTLPPQSKAAAAASAVRSTMATAAASGVAPWLKKLGFRAAGAEGIAENVGYAPEIPGNLSQPRVGPMVTCMDTSGQGFAIWLNVTYLLPLTYLFVRFFIRSYLSRKDPSPQQPTHMHAAEKAGLDALHRVSREIQKSVEMSGETSEATEDEAINKAQALRKKSQQSAADNSPIRTRASSKQKARLANQEPGQGFSPVKNGAKKLTKEEVEAPTDVSGVKDKNPYDVLERNA; from the exons ATGTTCGATCTGAACCTCGAGACCGCGTCAGGCCCAGCGGTCGTGCGCATCGGCCTCCCGCCCTCctctttattaaaatttcCCCCAGACGAACTCCCTACCACTCTCCCAGCTCCTCAGGTCTCTGAACCCACATGGAACCAACCTTTCAATATCCCTCCTCAGTTGTATAACCAACTGCTAGATGTGCGCGTCCCTATCACCATTGCCAGTGTCTACGCCGTCACCGTTTGTCTGCTCAATCGCGTGAACAAGAGCCGCGGATACAAACCCTGGGGATTCAGTCAGACAAAACTCTTCAAGGCTTTCGTCATTCTTcacaatgtcttcctcgCCGTGTACTCCGCATGGACTTTCGCCGGCATGTTCCAGGCGTTCCGGAACTCGTGGCCAGACCGGGATGATCCCAATGGACTCGTGGGTGTCGTGGATGCGCTCTGCAAGATCAATGGTCCCCGGGGCTACGGAAATGCCGCCACGTACAACCCTTTGACCAACCAGTGGTCCATTCATAATCCCGAATACAAGTTAGCCGACGGCGGAGTGCCTGACCCTACCGATGTCGGTCGGATGTGGAATCAAGGATTGGCCTACCTGGGCTGGATCTTCTACTTGTCCAAGTTCTACGAAGTGTTGGATACTGCGATTATCTTGgccaagggcaagaagagctCGACCCTGCAAACTTACCACCACGCCGGCGCCATGATGTGCATGTGGGCCGGTATCCGTTACGTCGCCCCTCCCATCTGGATCTTCACCCTGGTCAATTCGGCAATCCATGCGATGATG TACACTTATTATACCCTGACTGCTCTCCGCATTCGTGTCCCCGCCGTGATTAAGCGCTCTCTGACCTCCATGCAAATCACCCAGTTCCTGGTCGGAACCACCTGGGCTGCCTCCTACCTCTTTGTCCACTACACCCTTCCTCCCCAGTCTAAggctgccgccgccgcatCTGCAGTCCGCTCCACCATGGCGACCGCAGCTGCTTCCGGTGTCGCCCCTTGGCTTAAGAAGCTCGGATTCCGGGCAGCTGGCGCAGAAGGCATTGCTGAGAATGTGGGCTATGCGCCGGAGATCCCTGGTAATCTGTCGCAGCCTCGTGTGGGTCCCATGGTTACTTGCATGGACACCAGCGGCCAAGGTTTTGCGATTTGGCTCAACGTAACTTATCTTCTGCCCCTGACTTACCTTTTCGTCCGCTTCTTCATCCGTTCCTATCTGTCTCGCAAGGATCCCAGTCCTCAGCAGCCCACCCACATGCATGCCGCTGAGAAGGCCGGCCTCGATGCATTGCACCGCGTGAGCCGTGAGATTCAGAAGTCCGTCGAGATGAGTGGCGAAACGAGCGAAGCCACTGAGGATGAAGCTATCAACAAGGCCCAGGCACTCCGGAAGAAGTCCCAACAGTCCGCCGCCGATAATTCTCCGATCCGGACTCGCGCTTCTTCGAAGCAGAAGGCACGCCTGGCCAACCAAGAACCTGGACAGGGCTTCTCCCCGGTGAAGAATGGTGCTAAGAAGctcaccaaagaagaagttgaGGCCCCCACAGACGTTTCCGGtgtcaaggacaagaacCCATACGATGTTTTGGAAAGAAATGCTTAG